cAAGAAGCAGTGAATCATGCAAAATGGTTAAAAGAGAGGGAAGTGCGTAAACAGGAAATTGAAAGAGCATGGAGGCCTCTTGTTAAAGTTAATGTCAATGCgggaaataaaagaaaatcttcTGACAGTGTTGATAATCAAACCGAAGGGGAAACTCCAATGGAAGAAGGTACCCCTACACAAACCCCTGAAAAATCAGCTCAATCACCATTATTAACAAGCTTATTGAAAACGCCATCTCATGCTCAAACAGTTGCTacttcttctattttacatacaGCAATGAGTAATCAAAGGCCAACAACGACAAATCCAACAATAGcaagtttattaaattcatCAACTAATGTAACAGTTTCTCCAAGTCTTCAACAATTAGTAAGCACAGCAATTGGTCAAGAACCGCAAACAGCAGTTCAAGTTGTTGAAACAGAAATTGTTACCACGGATAATATTGATGATCCAGATAACATTCTAACAAATATAAAAGTAGAGGACATTGAAAGTACTATCTTAGCGTCTGGAGATACCCTTCCTGAAATCAAAGATGAAGAAGTCGAAGTAATTATTTCCGATTTGATTCAAAATGGTGAAATTGTAGCTGATCCCGAGGAACATCTGCAGTTAGATGGTAACGTTGACCTCATGGAAAACTTAGAAAACGAACTGCAGGAGCTGGTGAAAGAAGAGGAGAACGCGGCGGCTTTAATCGAAAGCGTTATTCAATCGAAAGATGAGTCATCCGTTGAAGTAGATCCTTTTGAATttcaagaagaagaaatttacGATCAACCCCAACTTAAAGTTACAGCacaacaagaaaaagaaatcgaagttaaagaagaagttgaggtttttgaacaacaaaaacCCCAAATCCAAGAGGCCAAAGAAGTCGTTGAAGAACCAAAGAAAGGTTCAGTAGAAATCGTCGAAGTCGTTGTAATGGAAGATGAGGAAATCGATAAAGAACTTAACAAATCACAAATTGAAAACATCGTTCATTCGaatccaaaaattaaaatcatcgGTAGTGttgaagatttaaaagaagaaattaaagatgaagaagatCTAAAAGAAGATTCATGTGAAGAATCAACAGCCGAATCGCCCGATACAGAGACAAAATCCGATTTAGACACAATTAAAGACACTCCCAGTACAGAAACGAACGAAACTGAAACCACCGAAGACACCCAAACGGCCGACTTAAATGATGACCTCTTCGATATGGaagtaaaaattgataaatctGGAAAAGCAAAACGCGATTATACCCGCActtctaaaaagaaagaagaaaaggaTTTAGATCTTCTATTCGTTTTAGATAGAACCACAACAATGGAAGAAGAACAAGAAACGTGTTCGGAAAAGGAATTTTCCGagtacgaaaatattaaaaaagacgtAAAAAGGATTAAGTTGGATAACGAAAGGTCTAATAGTCCTTGGACGGAAGAGGATGATGTAATTAGTTTAAAATCGAAACGAAGATATTCTACCACTCCGGTTGATTCAATTCCGAATTCGCCGGGATCTACAACGACGAATGAAGAAGAACgcgaatataaaaattggaaaaaatctGTTTTACTCCTCTACAATCGTTTAGCGACGCACAAGTATTCTTCGTTATTCTTGAAGCCCATTACCGATGAACAAGCACCTGGATATCATACCACTATTTATCGTCCGATGGATCTTTTAACGATACGTAAAAATATCGAAAACGGATCGATTAGAACGACAGTTGAGCTTCAAAGAGATGTTTTGTTGATGTATAATAACGcaataatgtataataaaacGAGCGATCATGTTTATAATATGGCCACGGAAGCTCAACAAGAAGGTATACAACAGATCCAGTTGTTTGTGCAGGCTCAACAAGCAGATGCTCCTGTTAGAAGGGAAACAAGAACTGGGGAAAGAGAACCGACGGGGAAGAGGAAAAGGGGGTCTGAAGAACCTACTAGAAGTAGTAAGAAGAGGAAGGAtgattagttttatttcattagttgatttaaatttttgaaaatgtttacttAAATTAAGTATATGTAGGATATCTAATAATTAGAtgaatagagattttttattgtttaaagttgtaaatttttggaatacaatttgaaataaaatttaatgataaaaattaaaattgggaTTACTTTActttaatgttagttttatttttatttctcaacttaaa
This genomic stretch from Onthophagus taurus isolate NC chromosome 7, IU_Otau_3.0, whole genome shotgun sequence harbors:
- the LOC111422008 gene encoding bromodomain-containing protein 8, which codes for MTSIQERLQIKREPLDKWSIREQLCLASAVARSGDQNWMSVCRALKPFGDANRPNDWFHQKNCAAQYWALLENVETPKRKKRPSGTQEAGIETPAESILKKLKGERLAELKKVLAEEKNEYTQLQDDMNLLNSGNVSEEQLDKWCKEIDDEEKEKDQEAVNHAKWLKEREVRKQEIERAWRPLVKVNVNAGNKRKSSDSVDNQTEGETPMEEGTPTQTPEKSAQSPLLTSLLKTPSHAQTVATSSILHTAMSNQRPTTTNPTIASLLNSSTNVTVSPSLQQLVSTAIGQEPQTAVQVVETEIVTTDNIDDPDNILTNIKVEDIESTILASGDTLPEIKDEEVEVIISDLIQNGEIVADPEEHLQLDGNVDLMENLENELQELVKEEENAAALIESVIQSKDESSVEVDPFEFQEEEIYDQPQLKVTAQQEKEIEVKEEVEVFEQQKPQIQEAKEVVEEPKKGSVEIVEVVVMEDEEIDKELNKSQIENIVHSNPKIKIIGSVEDLKEEIKDEEDLKEDSCEESTAESPDTETKSDLDTIKDTPSTETNETETTEDTQTADLNDDLFDMEVKIDKSGKAKRDYTRTSKKKEEKDLDLLFVLDRTTTMEEEQETCSEKEFSEYENIKKDVKRIKLDNERSNSPWTEEDDVISLKSKRRYSTTPVDSIPNSPGSTTTNEEEREYKNWKKSVLLLYNRLATHKYSSLFLKPITDEQAPGYHTTIYRPMDLLTIRKNIENGSIRTTVELQRDVLLMYNNAIMYNKTSDHVYNMATEAQQEGIQQIQLFVQAQQADAPVRRETRTGEREPTGKRKRGSEEPTRSSKKRKDD